From Phlebotomus papatasi isolate M1 unplaced genomic scaffold, Ppap_2.1 HiC_scaffold_54, whole genome shotgun sequence, one genomic window encodes:
- the LOC129809274 gene encoding mediator of RNA polymerase II transcription subunit 6-like, which translates to MMPGRLGMPIAQEPLWISWHDSNWIPILNPTNVMDYFSEKSNPFYDRTCNNELVKMQRQSLEHLNNMIGVEFILLHVQDPILYVIRKQHRHSPTEATPLADYYIIAGTVYQAPDLASVFNSRLLSAVHHLQSAFEESSGYSRYHPNKGYTWDFSSNKALADKSKTQAKKEPAPVKEEASSLFQRKRVDMLLGELIRKFPLPLPPSQQNPAHHQQTGNVNGNIKKEPETDTKPDISGQETTQTNGAGEGENGAPSNLLTEIKQENKSEMKPPPEKKMKFN; encoded by the exons ATGATGCCTGGTCGGTTGGGTATGCCAATTGCCCAGGAACCACTATGGATCTCTTGGCATGACTCCAATTGGATTCCCATCCTCAATCCCACAAATGTTATGGACTATTTCTCTGAGAAATCCAATCCCTTCTACGATAGAACGTGCAACAATGAACTGGTTAAGATGCAGAGGCAAAGTCTTGAGCATCTcaa CAATATGATTGGAGTTGAATTTATCCTGTTACATGTGCAGGATCCTATCCTATATGTAATCAGGAAACAGCACAGACACTCTCCTACGGAAGCTACACCTCTAGCGGATTATTACATTATCGCTGGGACTGTTTATCAAGCTCCGGACTTGGCTAGTGTTTTCAATTCACGGCTTTTGTCGGCTGTTCATCATCTCCAGAGTGCTTTTGAAGAGTCTTCGGGTTACTCTAGGTATCATCCGAACAAAGGCTATACATGGGATTTTTCATCCAACAAAGCAC TTGCTGACAAATCCAAGACGCAGGCAAAGAAGGAACCAGCTCCTGTGAAGGAAGAAGCCAGTTCGCTATTCCAGAGGAAACGAGTTGATATGCTTCTCGGAGAATTAATTAGGAAGTTTCCTCTGCCGCTTCCACCATCACAGCAGAACCCTGCACATCATCAGCAAACGGGAAATGTGAATGGGAATATTAAGAAAGAACCAGAGACAGACACAAAGCCCGACATCAGTGGTCAAGAAACGACTCAGACGAATGGAGCCGGAGAAGGGGAAAATGGAGCTCCAAGCAATCTTCTCACTGAGATTAAACAAGAGAACAAGAGTGAGATGAAGCCTCCTCCAgagaaaaagatgaaatttaactag
- the LOC129809277 gene encoding N-alpha-acetyltransferase 80-like isoform X2, which yields MGLPDLCANPCGSFSVIPIHKRPDLIESCAKLINDEWPRSLGARMAQLCNSSDNLPTNLVLLKSDTIVLAHIKITPVPWDVSACFLESVVVAKDCRGQGLGTYLMRHAEQYCAQNLHLSVIYLSTVDQVRFYGKLGYVECEPISIYGKVNFKRPTMTRKFYMKKVLKNPEDDDANAKGR from the exons ATG GGGCTACCTGATTTGTGTGCTAATCCATGTGGCTCGTTCAGTGTGATCCCCATCCACAAACGTCCAGATCTTATTGAATCGTGCGCCAAGCTCATAAATGACGAATGGCCCAGGAGCCTTGGAGCGCGAATGGCCCAATTGTGCAACTCCTCAGATAACCTCCCAACTAATCTAGTCCTCCTTAAGAGTGACACGATCGTTCTAGCTCATATCAAGATCACTCCAGTGCCCTGGGATGTGAGTGCGTGCTTCCTGGAGTCGGTGGTTGTGGCAAAGGACTGCAGGGGCCAGGGATTGGGTACCTACCTCATGCGACATGCTGAACAGTATTGTGCCCAGAATTTGCATTTGTCCGTCATCTACCTCTCAACAGTGGACCAGGTGAGGTTTTACGGAAAGCTAGGGTATGTGGAGTGCGAACCTATTTCCATCTACGGCAAGGTTAACTTCAAAAGGCCCACGATGACGAGAAAGTTTTACATGAAAAAAGTACTCAAGAACCCCGAAGACGACGATGCCAATGCCAAGGGGAGATAG
- the LOC129809277 gene encoding N-alpha-acetyltransferase 80-like isoform X1: MSVKICEVEECSEKREKMGKVMEIMGLPDLCANPCGSFSVIPIHKRPDLIESCAKLINDEWPRSLGARMAQLCNSSDNLPTNLVLLKSDTIVLAHIKITPVPWDVSACFLESVVVAKDCRGQGLGTYLMRHAEQYCAQNLHLSVIYLSTVDQVRFYGKLGYVECEPISIYGKVNFKRPTMTRKFYMKKVLKNPEDDDANAKGR; this comes from the exons ATGAGCGTTAAAATCTGTGAAGTTGAAGAGTGTTcagagaaaagagaaaaaatgggaaaagtGATGGAAATTATG GGGCTACCTGATTTGTGTGCTAATCCATGTGGCTCGTTCAGTGTGATCCCCATCCACAAACGTCCAGATCTTATTGAATCGTGCGCCAAGCTCATAAATGACGAATGGCCCAGGAGCCTTGGAGCGCGAATGGCCCAATTGTGCAACTCCTCAGATAACCTCCCAACTAATCTAGTCCTCCTTAAGAGTGACACGATCGTTCTAGCTCATATCAAGATCACTCCAGTGCCCTGGGATGTGAGTGCGTGCTTCCTGGAGTCGGTGGTTGTGGCAAAGGACTGCAGGGGCCAGGGATTGGGTACCTACCTCATGCGACATGCTGAACAGTATTGTGCCCAGAATTTGCATTTGTCCGTCATCTACCTCTCAACAGTGGACCAGGTGAGGTTTTACGGAAAGCTAGGGTATGTGGAGTGCGAACCTATTTCCATCTACGGCAAGGTTAACTTCAAAAGGCCCACGATGACGAGAAAGTTTTACATGAAAAAAGTACTCAAGAACCCCGAAGACGACGATGCCAATGCCAAGGGGAGATAG
- the LOC129809272 gene encoding nuclear pore complex protein Nup58-like yields MSKFGFGTPTTTQPGAPGAPSFGTTTSVPSFGGFGATPAPNPTTQAGFSFGTTPAASSTGLSFGATPQPQASFGFGAPQATSAPLNFGTPTPAAPSVPSLGGFSGLAATAAKPTPTTLSFPQTFGTNPTTSAPTLSFNAPTTSIGLNFGAPTATTSAPLFNFNTSTQPQAQPPGLLGAKTTGASFSFPAQSTTGVFGGVPTATTATTTQSVGLGGVDIATQPKTTEGTDAAKIKEAQLPQEIVVTVKGLEDHIKEQRKSSDIARNFDQKLKKVENETESVRRTLSEISNKIVKNYSAIKQLKAETNEAIQNAEMAQRTHETPNGLQFENTAPLKYFLDIIQKYENEMIVFRNQVELTEKHMYSLMTPQNSTADDLKRGLHQIHESFIALAGRLHEIHQRVEAQKEHYLNIRKFYLKDFTDVFEEAEKRDDPRDLSKISKGPTPFSTLTSINLGQTGVPHSAPNTQSGTSFGGLFGSSGGMSGGSSFFGGGSGGLFPGTTNESSFNLQKPPLGNKRNKP; encoded by the exons ATGTCGAAATTTGGGTTTGGTACACCAACCACAACCCAGCCGGGGGCCCCTGGAGCACCGTCCTTTGGCACAAC AACGTCTGTACCTAGTTTTGGCGGTTTTGGGGCCACGCCAGCCCCCAATCCCACCACACAGGCTGGTTTCTCTTTTGGGACCACTCCGGCAGCAAGTTCCACAGGATTGAGCTTCGGAGCAACGCCTCAACCTCAAGCGTCAT TTGGATTTGGAGCCCCTCAGGCAACTTCTGCACCTCTTAATTTCGGTACTCCAACACCAGCAGCACCATCTGTGCCGTCATTGGGTGGATTTTCTGGATTAGCAGCTACTGCAGCTAAACCTACTCCAACAACTTTGTCTTTTCCTCAGACATTTGGCACGAATCCCACCACTTCAGCTCCCACATTGAGCTTCAATGCCCCAACGACGTCTATTGGTTTGAATTTTGGGGCTCCGACTGCAACAACAAGTGCTCCATTGTTCAATTTTAACACCAGTACTCAACCTCAAGCTCAGCCTCCTGGATTGTTAGGGGCCAAGACCACTGGTGCTTCCTTCAGCTTCCCAGCTCAATCGACAACGGGAGTTTTTGGCGGAGTGCCTACAGCCACAACGGCTACAACGACGCAGTCCGTGGGATTGGGAGGAGTGGATATAGCCACACAGCCAAAAACGACTGAAGGAACTGATGCAGCAAAGATCAAAGAAGCCCAGTTGCCACAGGAAATTGTGGTGACGGTAAAGGGTCTTGAGGATCACATCAAGGAACAGCGTAAGAGTTCTGATATTGCACGTAATTTTGATCAGAAGTTGAAAAAGGTGGAAAATGAGACGGAATCTGTGCGAAGGACCCTGTCGGAGATCAGTAATAAGATTGTGAAGAATTATTCGGCCATCAAGCAGCTGAAGGCTGAAACAAATGAGGCAATTCAAAATGCCGAGATGGCACAGAGAACTCATGAGACACCCAATGGGCTGCAATTTGAGAATACCGCTCCACTCAAGTACTTCCTGGACATCATACAGAAGTACGAGAATGAGATGATTGTGTTCAGGAATCAGGTGGAATTGACAGAGAAGCATATGTATTCACTGATGACACCACAAAATTCCACAGCTGACGATCTCAAGAGGGGCCTTCATCAGATCCATGAGAGTTTTATTGCCTTAGCTGGGCGTCTCCATGAGATCCATCAGAGAGTGGAGGCACAGAAGGAGCACTATTTGAATATCAGAAAGTTCTACCTCAAGGACTTTACGGATGTGTTTGAGGAGGCGGAAAAACGTGATGATCCCAGGGATTTGTCAAAAATCTCCAAAGGGCCAACACCCTTTTCAACACTCACCAGTATCAATCTCGGGCAGACGGGTGTGCCCCATTCAGCGCCAAATACTCAAAGTGGAACATCCTTTGGGGGGCTTTTTGGCTCATCCGGGGGAATGTCTGGAGGTAGTTCATTCTTTGGCGGAGGATCTGGAGGTTTGTTTCCCGGCACAACAAATGAAAGTAGTTTCAATCTGCAGAAGCCACCGTTGGGCAACAAGAGGAATAAACCATga
- the LOC129809276 gene encoding flavin reductase (NADPH)-like: protein MQKIAIFGGTGMTGQCVVAHALKKGLKLRLLVRDMKTVPHTFRDKVEIVMGDVTDYSKVLEVIQGTNGVVVTLGTRNNLEPTTVLSSGLENILKAMQEASVQKISVCLSSFLFYEPDKVPTIFEHINLEHRRMLDLVKSAEFAEWRAVLPPHIADEPSAEFQVLQDKSPGRTISKLDLGKFLVDCLTQEQYIRRVLGIATVKRG from the exons ATGCAGAAAATAGCAATATTTGGGGGCACCGGAATGACCGGGCAGTGTGTGGTGGCTCATGCACTCAAAAAAG GATTGAAATTGAGACTTCTCGTGCGTGACATGAAAACAGTGCCCCATACATTTCGGGATAAAGTTGAGATTGTCATGGGAGATGTCACGGATTATTCCAAGGTCTTGGAAGTGATTCAGGGCACAAATGGAGTTGTAGTGACTCTGGGCACGAGGAATAATCTTGAACCAACAACTGTCCTTTCTTCAGGATTGGAAAATATCCTGAAAGCCATGCAGGAGGCTTCTGTCCAAAAGATCTCCGTCTGCTTATCTTCATTCCTCTTCTATGAACCTGATAAAGTACCTACGATATTTGAGCATATTAATCTGGAGCACCGGAGGATGCTGGATCTCGTTAAATCTGCTGAGTTTGCAGAGTGGAGAGCTGTTCTCCCTCCTCATATTGCTG ATGAACCATCAGCGGAATTTCAGGTGCTCCAGGACAAATCTCCCGGACGCACCATCTCTAAACTGGACCTGGGCAAATTCCTCGTAGACTGCCTCACGCAGGAGCAGTACATCAGACGTGTACTTGGCATAGCCACTGTAAAGCGAGGCTAA